From a region of the Paenibacillus sp. R14(2021) genome:
- a CDS encoding zinc-binding alcohol dehydrogenase family protein: MKGIICEKIEAFRMTSELQEPELTDGHAIVSIRRIGICGTDYHAFKGNQPFFQYPRVLGHELSGVIERIGTNNAGFEVGDQVSIIPYMHCGKCLACSQGKTNCCMDMKVLGVHIDGGMRERIAVPVTHLIEANDLTLDEAAIVEPLAIGAHAVRRADVSASDTVLVIGSGPIGLGVMAFAKHTGARVIAMDINEERLAFCKSWAKVDHTVNALESDVKQRLSAITNGQFPAAVFDATGNAASMTRAFELVSHGGKLVFVGLVKGDISFSDPEFHKRELTLMGSRNAAISDFNHVLHVLRSRELDINRYITHRSSFDEMIEAFDGWLKPEAKVIKAILEL; this comes from the coding sequence ATGAAAGGGATTATATGCGAGAAAATTGAAGCGTTCCGTATGACTAGTGAATTGCAAGAACCCGAACTTACCGATGGACACGCAATCGTGAGCATACGACGAATTGGTATTTGCGGAACGGATTATCACGCTTTTAAAGGTAACCAGCCCTTCTTTCAATATCCGCGCGTATTGGGTCACGAGCTTTCCGGCGTCATTGAAAGGATTGGCACGAATAATGCTGGATTTGAAGTCGGTGATCAGGTTTCCATTATTCCCTACATGCATTGCGGGAAATGTCTTGCATGTTCCCAAGGAAAGACCAATTGCTGTATGGACATGAAGGTACTTGGCGTGCATATCGACGGGGGGATGCGGGAGCGCATTGCGGTTCCTGTCACGCATTTAATCGAAGCCAATGATCTGACGTTGGACGAGGCGGCGATCGTGGAGCCGCTGGCCATTGGTGCGCATGCCGTTCGTAGAGCTGATGTTTCAGCTTCGGATACGGTTCTTGTCATCGGGTCCGGGCCGATCGGTCTAGGCGTTATGGCATTTGCCAAACATACGGGAGCCCGGGTCATTGCCATGGATATCAACGAGGAACGACTTGCTTTCTGCAAATCCTGGGCTAAAGTGGACCATACGGTTAATGCTCTGGAGTCCGATGTAAAGCAGCGTCTGTCGGCTATCACGAACGGCCAGTTTCCAGCTGCCGTATTCGATGCAACGGGGAATGCGGCCTCAATGACCAGAGCGTTTGAACTGGTCTCTCACGGCGGGAAACTGGTTTTCGTCGGGCTTGTTAAGGGCGATATTTCTTTTTCGGATCCTGAATTCCATAAGCGTGAATTGACGCTCATGGGCAGCCGGAACGCAGCAATCTCTGATTTCAATCACGTTTTGCACGTATTGCGCAGCCGTGAGCTGGATATAAACCGATATATTACGCATCGTTCATCCTTTGACGAGATGATTGAAGCGTTTGATGGTTGGTTAAAGCCGGAGGCCAAGGTTATAAAAGCGATCTTAGAACTATAA
- a CDS encoding DUF1641 domain-containing protein, with protein MLETTIQKQDDYELQAKRADFLDQLLKPEFQEALTALITNLPKTAELTVLLTKTYDLAARIAGDRVLIQDTLGGIKEVVKPIEKKVKHFASSAIEARERAEQDESTIGLFGMLRLLKDPELQRMLRFGQAYLDILSERRK; from the coding sequence ATGTTGGAGACTACCATTCAAAAGCAAGACGATTACGAATTGCAGGCAAAAAGGGCGGACTTTCTGGATCAATTGTTGAAGCCGGAATTCCAAGAGGCTTTGACGGCGCTGATCACTAACTTGCCGAAGACCGCCGAGCTGACGGTGCTGCTGACGAAGACGTACGACTTGGCGGCCCGAATAGCAGGCGATCGCGTGTTGATTCAGGACACGCTGGGCGGCATCAAGGAAGTCGTGAAGCCTATCGAGAAGAAAGTGAAGCATTTCGCGTCGTCTGCTATCGAGGCCCGCGAACGCGCGGAACAAGACGAGTCCACGATTGGCTTATTCGGCATGCTGAGACTGCTCAAAGATCCAGAACTGCAGCGGATGCTTCGCTTCGGTCAAGCGTATTTGGATATTCTGAGCGAGAGAAGAAAATAA
- a CDS encoding alpha/beta hydrolase, producing MDKLNFVLIHGAWGDVSQFEKVADELRKLGHTVHVPEYPGHGELKDKNVTHEQITIAVVDYIREKDLKNIVLLGHSFGGTVVATVAQQIPNRIDRLVFTNAFVPLDGQSVSDQLPPPAQEAFKQLADASGNNTIMLPFPLFRDAFVNTASLEEAKAMYRRITPEPAGPLYQKLDLKKFYSLQIPKSYLNLTEDIVLPHGDYAWHTNQSSHLGFFRYIEGHGDHFTTFQTEPKMIAEKFVQAGRP from the coding sequence ATGGATAAACTGAACTTCGTTCTCATTCACGGCGCTTGGGGTGACGTCAGCCAATTCGAAAAAGTAGCTGACGAGCTTCGCAAACTAGGCCATACCGTTCACGTACCGGAATATCCAGGTCATGGAGAGTTGAAAGACAAAAACGTCACCCACGAGCAAATCACGATTGCCGTCGTCGATTATATCAGGGAAAAAGATTTGAAAAATATCGTACTGCTCGGGCATAGCTTCGGCGGTACGGTTGTCGCAACAGTAGCCCAGCAAATCCCGAACCGGATCGACCGTCTCGTCTTTACGAACGCCTTTGTTCCTCTGGACGGACAAAGCGTATCCGATCAACTTCCGCCGCCTGCCCAAGAAGCATTCAAACAACTGGCCGATGCTTCAGGAAACAACACGATCATGCTTCCGTTCCCGCTGTTCCGCGATGCCTTCGTAAACACGGCCAGCCTAGAAGAAGCGAAAGCGATGTACCGCCGGATTACGCCGGAACCTGCGGGCCCTTTATATCAAAAACTCGATCTGAAAAAGTTCTACAGTCTGCAAATTCCGAAAAGCTATCTTAACCTGACGGAAGATATCGTACTTCCGCACGGCGATTATGCTTGGCATACAAACCAATCCAGCCATCTCGGTTTCTTCCGTTACATTGAAGGCCACGGAGACCACTTTACGACCTTCCAAACAGAACCGAAAATGATTGCCGAGAAATTCGTGCAAGCCGGAAGACCTTAA
- a CDS encoding helix-turn-helix domain-containing protein, protein MKISHIAEMVGYADMKYFSKVFKKTTGCTPQNYRKDLKQ, encoded by the coding sequence TTGAAAATCTCACATATCGCCGAAATGGTAGGATATGCGGATATGAAATATTTTAGCAAGGTGTTCAAGAAAACGACCGGCTGCACGCCCCAAAATTACCGGAAAGACCTGAAGCAGTAA
- a CDS encoding NAD(P)/FAD-dependent oxidoreductase, with amino-acid sequence MSKQILILGAGYGGLLSALSAREHFTAEEATITVINRYESHEIITELHRLAVGNVAEKAVSLPLAQLFKGKDINVRIGTVSTIDPEGRKVVLDNGTSYVYDALVLALGSETNFHGIPGLEENSFTLKSAADAKRIFAHVKEKIAAYAKSKSKADATFVIGGGGLTGVELIGELADELPGICHAHGVDFADVSLYLVESKASILSTYSSELIGRAVTSLEARGVQFLTGLRITKVNGSMVSMSDGRKIEAGTLLWTGGVQGNGLVANCGIAVDRGWATVNEFLQSVSHPDVFLAGDCAVVIGPDGHPYPPTAQLSWQMGELVGGNLFAQFKAAKMAAFEPVNSGSLASLGRKDGIGWIGESGIELKGMPASLMKKASDVRYLAHIDGLFSLAY; translated from the coding sequence ATGAGCAAGCAAATTTTAATTTTGGGTGCGGGTTATGGCGGCCTTCTTAGCGCGCTTTCCGCTCGCGAGCACTTTACGGCGGAGGAAGCGACGATTACGGTCATTAACCGGTACGAATCGCACGAAATCATTACCGAGCTTCATCGTCTGGCGGTAGGCAACGTCGCCGAGAAAGCCGTTTCTTTGCCGCTCGCACAGTTGTTTAAAGGCAAGGACATCAACGTGCGGATCGGCACGGTGTCCACGATCGATCCAGAAGGCCGCAAAGTCGTTCTGGACAATGGAACGTCATATGTTTACGATGCGCTCGTGCTCGCGCTGGGCAGCGAAACAAACTTCCACGGCATTCCAGGACTGGAGGAAAACAGCTTCACGCTGAAATCCGCCGCGGACGCGAAACGAATTTTCGCCCACGTCAAAGAAAAAATCGCCGCATACGCGAAATCGAAAAGCAAAGCCGACGCGACTTTCGTCATTGGCGGTGGTGGCTTGACGGGCGTCGAACTCATTGGCGAGCTGGCGGACGAGCTTCCAGGTATCTGTCATGCGCATGGCGTCGACTTCGCGGATGTGTCCTTGTACCTCGTCGAATCGAAAGCATCTATACTCTCGACGTACTCCTCGGAGCTGATTGGACGCGCGGTAACGAGTCTTGAAGCGCGCGGCGTTCAGTTCCTGACGGGGCTTAGGATCACGAAAGTGAACGGTTCAATGGTCAGTATGAGTGACGGCCGGAAGATCGAAGCGGGTACCCTCCTATGGACAGGCGGCGTACAAGGCAATGGGCTCGTGGCGAACTGCGGCATCGCAGTCGACCGCGGCTGGGCGACGGTCAACGAGTTCCTGCAATCCGTATCGCACCCGGACGTATTCCTCGCCGGCGACTGTGCCGTCGTCATCGGACCGGATGGGCATCCGTACCCGCCGACCGCTCAGCTGTCTTGGCAAATGGGCGAGCTCGTTGGAGGCAACCTGTTCGCTCAGTTCAAAGCTGCGAAAATGGCGGCGTTCGAGCCGGTTAACTCCGGTTCACTCGCCAGCTTGGGCCGCAAGGACGGCATCGGTTGGATCGGCGAAAGCGGCATCGAACTGAAAGGCATGCCGGCGTCTCTAATGAAAAAAGCGAGCGACGTGCGCTACTTGGCGCATATCGACGGCTTATTCTCGCTTGCTTACTAA
- a CDS encoding aldo/keto reductase — MKYRKLGKTDMEVSNLSFGASSLGSVFRETDDAEGIRTVHAALDLGINFIDVSPYYGAAKAETVLGRAIGQTSRDRFYLSTKAGRYGADTFDFSGARIAASLEESLRRLQTEYVDILFLHDIEFIQPEIIVEEALPALERLKQQGKIRYSGICGLPLALFEQLLPVIEVDAIISYCHYALNDTSLLSLLPLLEARGIGLVNASPLSMGLLSTRGTPDWHPASEALKKACLEAARFVESQGQDMAKLAIQFSTRDERIPTTLVSTANPENIIRNIEWSEEHLDMALLNEVLGRLAAVQNQTWISGLPRYNENIRV, encoded by the coding sequence ATGAAGTATCGCAAGTTGGGAAAGACCGATATGGAAGTTTCCAATCTTAGTTTCGGTGCATCTTCGCTAGGTTCCGTTTTCCGCGAGACGGATGATGCGGAAGGGATCCGCACGGTGCACGCTGCATTGGACCTCGGCATCAATTTTATTGACGTTTCTCCGTATTACGGGGCTGCCAAAGCCGAAACCGTGTTGGGCAGAGCTATTGGTCAAACCTCGCGGGATCGATTTTATTTGTCTACCAAGGCCGGGCGTTACGGCGCCGATACGTTCGATTTTTCCGGTGCTCGAATCGCAGCCAGTTTGGAAGAGAGCCTGCGCAGGCTTCAAACGGAGTATGTCGATATTTTGTTCCTTCACGATATCGAATTCATTCAACCGGAAATCATTGTAGAGGAAGCTCTTCCTGCATTAGAGAGATTAAAGCAGCAAGGCAAAATACGATATTCAGGCATTTGCGGCTTGCCATTGGCCTTATTCGAACAACTGCTGCCGGTCATTGAAGTCGATGCAATCATCTCCTATTGCCATTATGCTTTAAACGATACCTCCTTGCTAAGTCTTCTCCCGCTGCTAGAAGCAAGGGGGATTGGACTCGTCAATGCTTCCCCTTTATCTATGGGACTTCTGAGCACGCGCGGCACGCCTGATTGGCATCCTGCAAGCGAAGCGTTGAAAAAGGCATGTCTTGAGGCAGCTCGATTCGTTGAAAGCCAAGGCCAAGACATGGCAAAGCTTGCGATTCAATTCTCGACCCGAGATGAACGGATTCCGACAACGTTGGTCAGTACGGCGAATCCCGAAAATATAATAAGGAATATTGAGTGGTCGGAAGAGCACTTGGACATGGCGTTATTGAACGAGGTGCTCGGCCGACTTGCTGCCGTACAGAACCAAACGTGGATAAGCGGATTGCCGCGGTACAATGAGAATATTAGGGTCTAA
- a CDS encoding UxaA family hydrolase, which yields MKPWVRLSPDDQVIVALEPIAAGEKLMLEDGTSITVTEEVGRGHKIAAAAILSGDDVRKFGYSIGKAIVEITPGTWVHTHNLKTGLDGILDYRYDPVDQTLHSKEAAFAASGDSIRTFSGYERPNGEVGIRNEIWIINTVGCINKTCELLAKSGQTLFGDKVDGVFHFAHPFGCSQLGDDLQHTQKLLASLVHHPNAAGVLVVGLGCENNQIESFKTVIGDYDPQRVKFLKSQESEDELAEGIKLIGELVDYAETFSRKPLPVSKLKIGLKCGGSDGLSGITANPLVGAVSDRLIAAGGTALLTEVPEMFGAETILMNRACDEEVFNRIVLLINDFKHYFIRHNQPVYENPSPGNKAGGISTLEEKSLGCTQKGGRARIADVLPYGERAAKTGLNLLNSPGNDLISVTALTAAGAHIVFFTTGRGTPFGGPVPTVKISTNTELAKRKKNWIDYNAGVLLEGTSMDEMTNGLWESMIAIASGEARTHNENNGYKEIAIFKDGVTL from the coding sequence ATGAAGCCTTGGGTTCGTTTGTCGCCTGACGATCAAGTTATCGTTGCCCTCGAACCAATAGCAGCAGGCGAGAAGCTGATGCTGGAGGACGGGACTTCTATTACCGTGACGGAAGAAGTTGGGCGAGGTCACAAAATCGCTGCCGCAGCGATCCTCTCCGGAGATGACGTGCGTAAATTCGGGTATTCCATCGGGAAAGCCATTGTCGAGATAACGCCAGGCACTTGGGTCCATACGCATAATCTGAAAACCGGATTAGACGGGATATTAGACTATCGATATGATCCGGTGGATCAAACCCTGCATTCAAAAGAAGCCGCATTCGCAGCATCCGGTGATTCTATCCGTACATTTAGCGGCTACGAGAGGCCCAATGGGGAAGTCGGCATTCGCAACGAAATTTGGATCATTAACACGGTGGGATGTATCAATAAAACATGCGAGTTACTGGCCAAAAGCGGGCAGACCTTATTTGGCGACAAAGTAGACGGCGTATTTCACTTTGCACATCCGTTTGGATGCTCCCAGCTGGGGGATGATCTTCAGCATACCCAAAAGCTGCTGGCTTCTCTAGTTCATCACCCGAATGCCGCGGGCGTGCTGGTCGTTGGCCTCGGATGCGAGAACAATCAGATCGAATCGTTCAAGACCGTGATTGGAGACTACGACCCGCAGAGAGTCAAATTCTTGAAATCCCAGGAATCGGAAGATGAGTTGGCGGAAGGAATAAAGCTAATCGGCGAATTGGTCGACTATGCGGAAACCTTCTCGAGAAAGCCGCTTCCGGTATCCAAATTAAAGATTGGGCTAAAATGCGGCGGATCGGACGGCTTGTCCGGCATTACGGCGAACCCGCTCGTCGGCGCTGTATCAGATCGGCTTATAGCGGCAGGAGGCACGGCACTCCTGACGGAAGTTCCCGAGATGTTCGGAGCGGAAACGATTCTCATGAATCGTGCATGCGATGAAGAAGTATTCAATCGAATCGTCTTGCTCATTAACGATTTTAAGCACTATTTTATAAGGCATAATCAACCCGTATACGAAAACCCTTCCCCAGGCAACAAGGCAGGGGGGATAAGCACGCTGGAGGAGAAGTCGCTCGGCTGCACCCAAAAGGGAGGGCGCGCACGCATTGCTGACGTGCTGCCATATGGCGAAAGAGCCGCGAAGACCGGGCTGAATTTGTTGAATTCGCCGGGAAATGATTTGATTTCAGTGACGGCGCTTACCGCGGCGGGCGCACATATCGTCTTCTTCACCACGGGTAGAGGAACACCATTCGGAGGGCCGGTCCCAACCGTGAAAATTTCGACGAACACCGAGCTGGCTAAGCGTAAAAAGAACTGGATTGACTATAATGCCGGGGTACTCCTCGAAGGAACGTCCATGGACGAAATGACGAATGGCTTGTGGGAGTCCATGATCGCGATCGCTTCGGGTGAGGCGCGGACACATAATGAGAATAACGGATATAAAGAAATCGCGATTTTCAAGGATGGGGTAACCTTATGA
- a CDS encoding YjgB family protein, whose product MNQLRKAALSVTLFSLVFASGLTAQADALQAAKLMRQATNSDTAMALKTLNSFYKPALLGQFPGSVKGLKIGVSTRKDVIAKIGKPDKRGGFDVYHAEMGHPGYAIAYKRNKIREMRYFGTNVERQTNIGGITKRMLFRQWGTPSGTVTIRNGSLVQQKITYNRGKYKLAFIFNSSTNLDHINLLKR is encoded by the coding sequence ATGAACCAACTTCGTAAAGCCGCGCTTTCCGTGACGCTTTTCAGCCTTGTTTTTGCGTCCGGATTAACCGCTCAAGCCGATGCCCTACAAGCAGCAAAGCTGATGCGGCAAGCGACCAATAGCGATACGGCGATGGCGCTGAAGACGCTGAACAGCTTCTACAAGCCCGCGCTCCTTGGCCAGTTTCCAGGCTCGGTGAAGGGATTGAAAATAGGAGTAAGCACCCGTAAGGACGTCATCGCCAAGATCGGCAAACCGGACAAGCGAGGCGGGTTCGATGTATACCATGCGGAGATGGGGCATCCCGGTTACGCCATTGCCTACAAGAGGAACAAGATTCGGGAAATGCGTTACTTCGGGACCAATGTCGAACGGCAGACGAATATCGGCGGAATAACGAAGCGGATGCTTTTCCGGCAATGGGGCACTCCTTCCGGCACGGTCACGATCCGGAACGGATCCTTGGTGCAGCAGAAGATTACTTATAATCGCGGCAAATACAAACTCGCGTTTATCTTCAACAGCAGTACAAATCTCGACCATATTAATCTGCTGAAGCGTTAA
- a CDS encoding response regulator — MLIVDDERHVREAVRLLVEWERHGIREVFEATDGESAIQVIRKHKPEIIITDMTMPGMDGTELLSWIQKHAPCSKSIVISGYYDYRLIRHSMMAGGLDYLLKPINERELQKAVKQAVLLWKQEADSRKYQCSVNIEVNLLRPIYWEKLFTELIQHPDDNPKRLSEIQREFSAFGAMDTCRCSVLSLAKMDEGIRQEFVKHQDLLFFALTNVCNEILRRTLSGFAFRYWSSEDEIVLLHWNHLECVEEVIRKINKGLFDTLGARFDFGISSDKRFHSEVQQAYLEAKAALHQRNVEPARDQIYILEHAQDRNVMAEIQQYIETHYFTDLSLTHLSNQFHYSREYISRRFKQDFGVNA; from the coding sequence GTGCTTATCGTAGATGACGAACGGCACGTCCGGGAAGCCGTTCGACTGCTGGTGGAATGGGAGAGGCACGGCATTCGGGAGGTATTTGAGGCAACGGACGGTGAATCGGCCATTCAAGTGATTCGGAAGCATAAGCCGGAAATCATTATTACGGATATGACGATGCCCGGAATGGACGGTACTGAGCTGCTGAGTTGGATCCAGAAACATGCGCCTTGCAGCAAATCAATCGTGATCAGCGGATATTATGATTACCGGCTCATACGTCATTCGATGATGGCCGGAGGATTGGATTATCTGCTCAAACCGATTAACGAGAGAGAGCTTCAGAAAGCGGTCAAGCAAGCCGTTCTGCTTTGGAAACAAGAAGCCGATTCGCGCAAGTATCAGTGCAGCGTTAACATCGAGGTAAACCTGCTCAGGCCGATTTATTGGGAGAAGCTGTTCACCGAATTGATTCAGCACCCGGACGATAACCCCAAACGATTATCCGAGATTCAACGGGAATTCTCGGCATTCGGCGCTATGGACACGTGCAGATGCTCGGTACTCAGCCTTGCGAAGATGGACGAGGGGATCCGGCAAGAGTTTGTGAAGCACCAGGACCTGCTGTTCTTTGCACTCACCAACGTGTGCAACGAGATTCTGCGAAGAACACTGTCCGGGTTTGCCTTCCGGTACTGGTCAAGCGAGGATGAGATCGTGCTTCTTCATTGGAACCATTTGGAATGCGTGGAGGAAGTCATCAGAAAAATCAATAAAGGCTTGTTCGATACCCTCGGCGCCAGGTTCGACTTCGGGATCAGCTCTGACAAACGGTTCCACTCTGAAGTTCAGCAAGCTTATCTTGAGGCTAAAGCCGCGCTCCATCAACGCAATGTCGAACCGGCACGCGACCAAATTTATATCCTTGAACATGCTCAGGACCGGAATGTGATGGCAGAGATTCAGCAATACATAGAGACGCACTATTTTACCGATTTATCGCTGACGCATCTTTCGAATCAATTTCATTATAGCCGAGAGTACATCTCAAGGCGCTTTAAACAAGATTTCGGCGTAAACGCTTGA
- a CDS encoding alpha/beta hydrolase: MTTPNNDSKVVLEPAARQFVADTANPPYLFDLGPVKGREVVDQVQSGDIVKPDVDLERLTINGGPKGTVSLTIVRPKGAKETLPVILYTHGAGWVFGNDLTHDRLIRELAVGSHSAIVFTNYSLSPESKYPVAIEEVYTALQWVAAEGGNKGLDTDRITVAGDSVGGNMTAVITLMAKDRNGPKISRQLLFYPVTDSGLDTPSYSQFATGYFLRRDGMSWFWEQYTSDPKQREEIYASPLRASIDQLKGLPEALIITGEADVLRDEGEAYANKLREAGVPVTAVRFQGTIHDFVMLNALKDTNATRGALLLANAWLKQ, encoded by the coding sequence ATGACAACCCCAAATAACGATTCCAAAGTCGTTCTAGAGCCTGCCGCGCGACAATTCGTCGCCGACACTGCCAACCCGCCCTACCTGTTCGATCTCGGTCCCGTCAAAGGACGCGAAGTCGTCGACCAAGTACAATCGGGCGATATCGTGAAGCCGGACGTCGACTTGGAACGCTTGACGATCAACGGCGGACCTAAAGGTACCGTGTCGCTTACGATCGTTCGCCCGAAAGGCGCGAAGGAGACGCTGCCCGTCATTCTGTACACGCATGGCGCAGGATGGGTGTTCGGTAACGATTTGACGCACGATCGCCTTATTCGCGAGCTGGCCGTCGGTTCCCATTCCGCCATCGTCTTCACGAACTACTCTCTGTCGCCGGAATCGAAATATCCGGTGGCCATCGAAGAGGTCTATACCGCGCTGCAATGGGTTGCGGCCGAAGGCGGCAACAAAGGGCTAGACACGGATCGCATTACGGTAGCGGGCGATAGCGTAGGCGGCAATATGACCGCGGTTATTACGCTCATGGCCAAAGATCGCAACGGACCTAAGATCAGCAGGCAGCTCCTGTTCTACCCGGTAACCGACTCCGGCCTCGACACGCCATCTTACTCGCAATTCGCGACGGGCTACTTCCTCCGCCGGGACGGGATGTCTTGGTTCTGGGAGCAATACACGTCCGATCCGAAGCAAAGAGAAGAAATTTACGCCTCCCCTCTTCGCGCATCGATCGATCAGTTGAAGGGACTACCCGAAGCACTCATTATCACGGGGGAAGCCGACGTTCTGCGGGATGAAGGCGAAGCCTATGCGAACAAGCTGCGGGAAGCCGGCGTGCCGGTAACGGCTGTACGCTTCCAGGGCACCATTCACGACTTCGTCATGCTGAACGCGCTGAAGGATACGAACGCCACACGCGGCGCGCTCCTTCTGGCCAACGCTTGGCTGAAACAATAG
- a CDS encoding IclR family transcriptional regulator, with amino-acid sequence MSQEIKGQGIQSLEVGLAILKKIAVEKRPLTITHIAQICEMPKSKVHHYLTSFCRSGFLQKGEDLKYTLGSELVLLGLEAVDAMDINELALPYLQEISDALNETVYLSLWGMNGPFFIRYIESKRAIKIGIRVGSQVSVTKSSSGKVFAAFLRNEETEALIKKELEEDKMDSELFYQELQEIREKGYAQSDSTLAPGVAGISCPIFNRNNQIMATVSILALSGTLDISENSEAIRLLKENCLKLSMLLRFKGY; translated from the coding sequence ATGTCACAAGAAATAAAAGGGCAAGGGATCCAATCATTGGAGGTTGGGCTAGCGATTTTAAAAAAGATAGCTGTGGAAAAAAGACCACTTACGATAACGCATATTGCTCAAATTTGTGAAATGCCGAAAAGTAAAGTACACCATTATTTAACCAGCTTTTGCAGATCCGGTTTTTTACAAAAAGGTGAGGATTTAAAGTATACACTCGGATCAGAACTGGTTTTATTAGGCTTAGAAGCAGTTGATGCTATGGATATCAACGAGTTGGCGCTGCCCTATCTTCAAGAAATCAGTGATGCTTTAAATGAAACGGTGTATTTGTCGCTATGGGGAATGAATGGTCCGTTTTTCATCCGTTACATAGAAAGTAAGCGTGCGATAAAGATAGGCATTAGAGTGGGGTCACAAGTAAGCGTAACGAAGTCTTCGTCGGGGAAAGTTTTCGCGGCCTTTTTGCGAAATGAGGAAACAGAGGCCTTAATCAAAAAGGAACTCGAAGAAGATAAGATGGATTCGGAGTTATTCTATCAAGAACTTCAAGAAATAAGAGAAAAAGGATATGCCCAAAGTGATTCAACGCTGGCCCCAGGAGTAGCTGGAATTTCATGTCCTATTTTCAATCGAAACAATCAAATTATGGCTACCGTTTCAATCCTTGCTTTGAGTGGAACGCTGGACATTTCCGAAAACTCCGAAGCGATCCGTTTACTAAAAGAGAATTGTTTAAAATTGTCTATGCTGCTGCGGTTTAAAGGATACTGA
- a CDS encoding hydrolase, with translation MFIDHQPQMAFALKSHDVDSVRNNTEGLAKAAKAFKVPTILTTVSAKTFSGPIFPELQAVFPDLKPIDRTTMNPWEDKNVTDKINSYGKKKIVMAGLWTEVCLVDPVLSALDQGFEVYFISDASGGVSDEAHDMAVERMIQAGAKPMTWLQYMLELQRDWKDQTHYKEVIDIAKEHAGGYGLGLVYAGSMFGGGEGK, from the coding sequence ATGTTCATCGACCACCAGCCTCAAATGGCTTTCGCACTCAAATCCCACGACGTTGATTCGGTTCGCAACAATACGGAAGGCCTTGCAAAAGCGGCAAAAGCGTTCAAAGTGCCTACGATTCTGACGACCGTTTCCGCCAAAACGTTCAGCGGCCCGATTTTCCCGGAACTGCAAGCCGTGTTCCCTGACCTAAAACCGATCGATCGCACGACGATGAACCCTTGGGAAGACAAAAACGTAACCGACAAAATCAACAGCTACGGCAAAAAGAAAATCGTCATGGCGGGTCTTTGGACAGAAGTTTGCTTGGTTGACCCGGTTCTGTCCGCTCTCGATCAAGGCTTTGAAGTTTACTTCATCTCCGATGCATCCGGCGGCGTAAGCGACGAAGCGCACGACATGGCTGTCGAGCGTATGATCCAAGCCGGCGCTAAACCGATGACTTGGCTGCAATACATGCTCGAGCTTCAACGCGACTGGAAGGATCAAACCCACTACAAAGAAGTGATCGACATCGCTAAAGAACATGCCGGCGGATACGGCTTGGGCTTAGTCTACGCAGGCTCGATGTTCGGCGGCGGAGAAGGCAAATAA